The following are encoded in a window of Bdellovibrio svalbardensis genomic DNA:
- the gatA gene encoding Asp-tRNA(Asn)/Glu-tRNA(Gln) amidotransferase subunit GatA — protein sequence MELTFASLSEISDAVKSKKVSAKEVTAHFQSRIQALNPKLNAFTSLNQDALKDAEAIDARIAKGENVGALAGVPFGIKEMLCTKGLTTTAGSKMLSNFVPPYDATVVARLKQAGVVVMGKLNQDEFAMGSSNETSFHGNVKNPWDLERVPGGSSGGSAAAQSARLVAGTIGTDTGGSIRQPASFCGIVGVKPTYGRVSRYGIIAFASSLDQAGPMVSSVQDAALTMEAICGHDPMDSTTSQKAVPQWSKNISTNIKGMKIGVIKEYMKGGLDADVQKTFDDSLETLKKMGAEIVEVSVSMTEFAVPIYYLVATSEASSNLARYDGVRFGYRSEFKNLSSIDLEDFYGKTRGEGFGNEVKRRIMLGTYCLSSGYYDAFYNKAGQVRRLLTNQYLAAFKQCDAIVSPVTTSPAFKIGELVNDPLTMYLNDIFTTSTNLAGLPGMSVPFGMSKAGLPIGIQLTASHFEEQKMLNVAAALESVSPVKGKNPHVI from the coding sequence ATGGAATTAACATTTGCCTCATTGAGTGAAATTTCTGACGCCGTTAAATCTAAGAAGGTCAGTGCGAAAGAAGTGACGGCGCACTTTCAATCCCGCATTCAGGCTTTGAATCCAAAGTTGAATGCTTTTACATCTTTAAATCAAGACGCTTTGAAAGATGCGGAAGCTATTGATGCTCGCATCGCTAAAGGCGAAAATGTGGGCGCATTGGCGGGTGTTCCTTTTGGCATCAAAGAAATGCTTTGCACAAAAGGTCTTACGACTACCGCGGGATCAAAGATGCTTAGCAACTTCGTTCCTCCCTACGACGCAACTGTAGTGGCTCGCTTGAAGCAAGCCGGCGTGGTTGTGATGGGAAAATTGAATCAAGACGAGTTCGCTATGGGCTCTTCGAACGAAACATCTTTTCATGGCAATGTTAAAAATCCATGGGACTTGGAAAGAGTTCCTGGGGGCTCTTCAGGTGGTTCGGCAGCTGCGCAATCGGCGCGCTTGGTGGCCGGTACTATTGGAACCGACACAGGTGGATCGATTCGTCAGCCAGCAAGTTTTTGCGGTATCGTGGGCGTTAAGCCAACGTATGGTCGTGTAAGCCGTTACGGCATTATCGCTTTTGCTTCTTCTTTGGATCAAGCGGGTCCGATGGTAAGTTCTGTGCAAGATGCGGCACTTACAATGGAAGCAATTTGTGGCCATGACCCGATGGACTCTACAACCTCACAAAAAGCAGTTCCACAATGGAGCAAAAATATTTCTACCAATATCAAAGGTATGAAAATTGGTGTTATTAAAGAATACATGAAAGGTGGCTTGGACGCTGATGTTCAAAAAACTTTCGATGATTCTTTGGAAACGCTAAAAAAAATGGGTGCTGAAATCGTTGAAGTTTCAGTATCAATGACAGAGTTTGCCGTACCAATTTATTATCTGGTAGCGACCAGCGAAGCTTCCTCTAACTTAGCTCGTTATGATGGTGTGCGCTTCGGTTATCGTTCGGAATTCAAAAACTTGTCGTCTATCGATCTTGAAGATTTCTATGGAAAGACACGTGGCGAAGGATTTGGTAATGAAGTAAAGCGCCGTATTATGCTTGGCACTTATTGTCTTTCAAGCGGCTACTATGATGCTTTCTACAATAAGGCAGGCCAAGTTCGTCGTCTTCTAACGAATCAATATTTAGCGGCTTTCAAGCAATGTGATGCTATTGTTAGCCCGGTCACAACGTCTCCAGCTTTCAAAATTGGTGAACTTGTGAATGATCCATTGACGATGTATTTGAATGACATCTTCACAACCTCAACAAACTTGGCGGGCCTTCCTGGCATGAGCGTTCCTTTTGGAATGTCTAAGGCCGGCTTGCCTATCGGCATCCAACTGACTGCGAGCCACTTTGAAGAGCAAAAAATGCTCAACGTTGCTGCCGCTCTTGAGAGCGTTTCTCCGGTGAAAGGAAAAAATCCACATGTCATCTAG
- the gatC gene encoding Asp-tRNA(Asn)/Glu-tRNA(Gln) amidotransferase subunit GatC yields MIDKKTIEHIAKLARLHITEAEAAQYSAQLEKVLHNFEQIAKVDTAGVEPLITPTEIEAYWRDDEAKKDFTAEEMTANAPSRTGNLFKVPPVV; encoded by the coding sequence GTGATTGATAAAAAAACCATCGAGCATATTGCCAAACTTGCTCGCCTGCATATCACCGAAGCGGAAGCAGCTCAGTACAGCGCTCAACTTGAAAAAGTTCTTCATAACTTTGAACAAATCGCAAAGGTCGACACAGCTGGTGTTGAACCATTGATCACCCCTACCGAAATTGAAGCTTACTGGCGCGATGACGAAGCAAAAAAAGACTTCACCGCAGAAGAGATGACTGCAAATGCTCCATCTCGCACGGGCAACCTCTTTAAAGTACCACCGGTTGTATAA
- the ligA gene encoding NAD-dependent DNA ligase LigA — MSQKRTQKNSQGSPQVRHEELKKLISTHDHNYYVLDKPTITDFEYDQLFQELLDLEATTEGLGISDSPSQRVGGQVLESFKKVNHRIPMLSLGNSYSPEDIFDFDERVKKFLNTENEIEYFCEPKFDGLSMELVYEKGQLIRALTRGDGTVGEDVTQNIKTIKSIPLKLATKDAPEILEVRGEVLIFKQDFAKLNEAQQENGQQTFANPRNAAAGSMRQLDPKVTASRPLKFFGYALGMVEGLSFKTQEGIEEYFAEHGIPTALKANSDLVRVCKGPQEVVDYYHHIGTVRPSLPFDIDGIVVKVNSLRIQDDLGLVARSPRWATAAKFKPEQATTVIEEINVQVGRTGALTPVAIMTPVKVGGVTVTNATLHNQDEINRKDVRVGDTVVIQRAGDVIPEVVSVVLDKRPKNSIPFLMPTACPACKSPVEKLEGEVVTRCVNPLCVAVVKESLKHFVARRAMNIDKVGDRLIETLVDHKLLTCFSDFYRLTKEQILSLDRQGEKSAENIIASIEKSKNPPLARFIFALGIRFVGEQTGKLLADHFVNIENFLKANEEELLQVPEIGPKVAKSIIEWTANARLVQEVHDMQKLGVHITNPVRATEGALSGMSFLITGTLPVKRDDAKDVIEKNGGKILSSVSSKLSYLVVGDDPGSKVEKAQSLGVKIISWDELQQML, encoded by the coding sequence ATGTCCCAAAAGCGAACTCAGAAAAATAGCCAAGGAAGCCCCCAAGTACGTCATGAGGAGTTGAAAAAACTCATCTCAACCCATGATCACAACTATTACGTCCTCGATAAGCCAACAATTACAGATTTTGAATACGATCAATTGTTTCAAGAGCTTTTGGATCTTGAGGCAACAACTGAGGGTTTGGGCATTTCTGATTCACCCTCCCAACGCGTCGGAGGCCAGGTTCTTGAGTCTTTCAAAAAAGTAAACCATCGAATTCCGATGCTTTCCTTGGGCAATAGTTATTCGCCTGAAGATATCTTCGATTTCGATGAGCGCGTAAAAAAATTCCTCAATACTGAAAATGAAATTGAGTACTTCTGTGAGCCGAAATTTGACGGACTCTCCATGGAGTTGGTCTATGAGAAGGGTCAACTTATTCGCGCCCTCACCCGAGGTGACGGTACCGTTGGTGAAGATGTCACCCAAAACATCAAAACCATCAAAAGTATACCTCTGAAACTTGCAACCAAAGACGCGCCTGAGATTCTTGAAGTGCGTGGCGAAGTTTTAATCTTCAAACAGGATTTCGCAAAATTAAATGAAGCACAGCAAGAAAATGGGCAGCAGACCTTTGCAAATCCTCGCAATGCCGCGGCCGGATCCATGCGCCAGCTTGATCCCAAAGTTACAGCCTCGCGCCCGTTGAAGTTCTTCGGATATGCTCTGGGCATGGTCGAAGGTCTTTCGTTTAAGACCCAGGAAGGTATTGAAGAATACTTTGCAGAACATGGGATTCCGACAGCTCTGAAAGCAAATTCTGATCTCGTGCGCGTCTGCAAGGGCCCTCAAGAAGTCGTTGATTATTATCATCATATTGGAACAGTTCGCCCTTCATTGCCATTTGATATCGATGGAATCGTCGTAAAAGTGAACTCGCTCAGAATTCAGGATGATTTGGGTTTGGTTGCGCGCAGTCCACGCTGGGCCACTGCCGCAAAATTTAAACCTGAACAAGCGACAACAGTAATTGAAGAGATCAATGTTCAAGTCGGCCGCACCGGCGCCCTCACGCCTGTAGCTATTATGACTCCCGTTAAAGTAGGGGGCGTCACCGTCACTAATGCGACTCTTCACAATCAAGACGAGATCAACCGCAAAGATGTGCGCGTGGGCGACACCGTCGTCATTCAAAGAGCTGGTGATGTTATTCCCGAAGTCGTATCGGTTGTTCTGGATAAGCGGCCCAAAAATAGCATTCCCTTTTTGATGCCCACTGCATGTCCTGCTTGTAAATCACCTGTCGAAAAACTCGAGGGTGAAGTTGTCACTCGATGTGTGAATCCATTGTGTGTCGCTGTAGTTAAAGAGTCGCTCAAGCACTTTGTTGCCAGACGAGCGATGAATATTGATAAAGTTGGTGATCGTCTCATTGAAACTCTTGTCGACCACAAGCTACTAACTTGCTTCTCAGATTTCTATCGCCTGACAAAAGAACAAATCCTGTCTTTGGACCGACAGGGCGAAAAATCCGCCGAAAATATAATTGCCAGCATTGAAAAGAGCAAAAACCCACCACTCGCACGCTTTATCTTTGCCTTGGGAATTCGCTTTGTCGGCGAACAAACTGGAAAACTTCTGGCAGATCATTTTGTTAACATCGAAAACTTTTTGAAGGCCAATGAAGAAGAGCTGCTTCAAGTCCCGGAAATTGGACCAAAGGTGGCCAAATCCATTATCGAATGGACCGCGAATGCGCGTTTAGTTCAAGAGGTTCACGACATGCAGAAACTCGGTGTTCACATCACCAATCCCGTGCGTGCGACCGAAGGGGCTTTGTCGGGTATGAGCTTCTTGATTACAGGAACACTGCCTGTCAAACGAGACGACGCAAAAGATGTTATCGAAAAAAATGGCGGCAAAATATTAAGCTCGGTATCTTCTAAATTGAGCTATCTGGTCGTCGGCGATGATCCTGGATCCAAAGTCGAAAAGGCACAAAGCCTCGGGGTGAAAATCATCTCTTGGGACGAACTCCAACAGATGCTTTAG